atcagtcggaagaaattttttttataaaaaacttttaGTGGGTTTCGGGGTTAATGATACTCTTAAAATGATGTATCATACATGTAGATGATACGATTCATCACCAAAATAGAGAAACggtaactttatatatatacacacacacatatatcgTACAAACAAACTCGATGGTATTAAATGCTCAATTCTAGATCTCTGAAGACATGTAAATGCACAAACTTTCTggaaaatagttaaaatagCTAAATAACATCGTTTAGCTTTTACATACAATGTCTAAACGAATAGATTAGTACTTAGAAGAAAGAGTAAATAACCTGAGTGCGTAATGATCAAGTATCATGGGACTGATATTCATTCTGGATGAAGTTCAACGCCTGGTCCTTTGAAATAACTTTCACAATACTCGCTCTATTCTCATAAAACACTCCATATATCTTATCCGCAACTTTCACTAGCTCCGGACGGAAAGTGGTGGTTATGAACTGCGTACTTACGCTGTCATCAGCTAAACCACGAATCATGTCTAATAAAATTGTTTGGTTAAGAAATCATCATAATTCCTAAATACATCATGTTACTGACCAGGGGGAGAGGAGCGAGTTTTTGTGCACGTGTGAGAAAGTTGCAGTAAAagactaaataaaaaattagataaaaaagGATACTGCCGACAGCAGTTCGATACTGAGTATCAAGTGCCGCATCAATCTCATCGAAGAGATAGAACGGTGCAGGATCGCATTTCTGGATGGCAAATATTAATGCGAGAGCAACAACGGTCTTTTGTCCTCCCGACAATTGTTTCATCGACCGTGTCTCCCCTTGACCAGTAAACGACACCTACCAAACAAATCCCAAATGCGATCAGTGTGAAAACTAGACAAGTCGTTTTTTATATCTAGTGTCCACGAGTCTTCTGTACCTTCACTGTTACACCATCGTATTTCTCAACCCTTCCCTCTGTAGCAGCTTCACCACACACATCATCGTCAGCATCATGATCATGGTCCTATGGATGCACGTCCACGGAATTTTAGTTACCCATTTGATAATGAAAACTCACAAGggattaaataaaataaaatatgggAGTGTTATCAAGGAAAGCAGAAGCATGCCTTTTTATTCGTCTTCTTCATCATGACAAGGTGACCATGTCCACTTTGCACAAGCTGAGAGAATATATCCCGGAAGTTAAGTGCAACCATTTTGTAAGTACGTTCTATAGATTCGTCTTTCTGCTGATCCAGAACTGTAATCAGTTCTTTAATTTTCTGCAGGAACGTCAAATGTGTCAGAAAGTCAACTTCTACTTTCTACATAGAATTCAGTAAAAATTTTGACTCCTACCTCATCTCCTGCATCAAGCTCAGCTTTCCTTTTCTGAAGTTCTTCTCGCTGTTCTGTGAAATTTACATATTGATCAAGCGCTTTCTTGTTAACATGGCTGAACTGTTGCAGCTGTTCACTGCACAGGTGTAGCATCTTCTGTAGctcctttatatttttttgtttataccTATTATTAATACCATAATAGCTTAAAAATATCATAGAACTCTtattgttcaaaaagaaaagaaaaaaaaaatatatatatatatagaactcttaagaaacaaaacaaaaaccaaaacataCGTGTCAAAAGCTTCAGATGACAATGGACCCATTCCCATAATCTTCTTCCTATTCTCTTCCTGCTTAGCAAGGAGTGTGTTACGATGGCTGAATAGTTCCTCCAACTTTTTATTTGCATCTTGCACTTTCATCTCGCAGTCATCTTGCAATGTCTGAGAGAACAAGAAATCTTTTCAGATAACTAATAGGACTAGcgatattttcttaaatctacaGAAAATATTACTACCTTTAACTTTGCTTTCTTATCTTTAATTCTCTTGACCTGCTTAGTCTTCTCATCTATGCTTCGACAGAGACCTAAAACCATGAAATGGCAGTGAGTCTACAAGTCCAAACAGTAAACGACAAGCTCAAAACAGTGTAGATCAGAGTGTTTGGGGCTCACTTTCGAGCTCGTTTGTGAGCTCTTCAACCAATAATTTTGCATCATCATGTTCTTGTGTTTCTAAACCAGCTGAACTAGGCAAACTATCATCCTCGATGGAAGCTAAGGTAGCATGCAACTCATTTATTCTCCTCTTTAAGTTGGTAGACAAATTAGTCTCCAACTCTGCTTTTCTTGTCCCCCTCTGTTTGTAAATCAGACATAAATTAGAAATCAACTCAACAGAGAATGCAAACATTCAAACTATTTGGCCAACCTCAATCCGATCTGTCTTGATTGGAATAAGTTTGTCCTTAAGATCCTTAATTTCTGGGTTTAATCGTGATAATTCTTCACTCTCTTCTGGGGTTAGGTGATCCACAAGTTCCGTGGCCATTTCAGCTTCCTTCATGGCCATGCTAGATCTTAACTGCTCCATTTGTGTTCTAACGTCACCTAGTGATTTCTCCTGCAAACAGGTtaagaaatattataaactGCTAGAAAAATGATTCAAAagaatgaaaaattaaaaaaaaaaaggcatcAAAAGAATGACCTTATGTTCAAGGGATTTATTTATATCATGTGTCTGCTTAGTCACGCTAGCTATCTCTTGCTTCAGTTGCTCCACCTGTAATTTGCTATGCGTCCAGTCTGCCTCAAGTCTCTGCTGCTCAGTAACAAGCTGTGTGATCTTCTGATCTATCAGTGAGATATTTTAAGTAAAACGCTTTGACTTGAGAACTTTTGGCatggaagagaaaaaaaagaaaaaaacacaactaAGTTATGGAAAGGATATCTTGCAGCTGTCTTCTAACATCCTCCAACACCTTCCCCTTCGTATCAATAGACTTTGTATTTTGTATTATGGTATTCATGAATCTCAATTTTGAACGCCGGTGGTCATAAAATCCGCCGGTCATACCACCCTTTCTGCTCACCTGGTCACCTGTCATGACACACCAGAACCTTTAGGTACCATACAAGTCGAATTTGAAGCATAGTAAAACTAAATGTATTTTCAGTTCCAACCTTCCAAAGTTATGCAATCCAAGCCATCACTCTTAGCAATTCTTGTTGCTACATTCAGATCACAACATACTATTGTTCTACCAAAAACCTACATCAAGACACGTTAAGATATAACGACTTtatcggaaaaaaaaaataagcgcGAAAGTGAAATAGTTAAGGTGACAAGAAATAATAGTTCACGTGCGAAAGAGCAAAAGGAGCACCTGGGCAAATGCTGGTGCAAATTTGGAGTCGAACTTCAATCTTCTCAGCAGTGGTATTGCATCAGAACTTTTTGGATAGTTTACGTGAGGTGGCGCCTTTACCCGATTCAGAGGTATGAAGGTCACACGTCCACCCTTTCGAAAATTTAGGTGTTTAATTATCTCTGTTGAAATATTGTCATTCTCAACTACTACGTGAAATAGGCTGCagattaaaaagagaaaattataAGCCAGCAGATAGTAAAGAGAGTGAACATTAGAAAGTTTCAAGCATACCTGTTTCCAGCAGTGACTTCAACTGCAGTGAAAAACTTTTCCTCGCAATCAACCAGCTCAACAAGTGGACCAAAAACTCCATTTATCTTATGCTCAGAGCAAATCCGTTTGATAGTGCTCAGTCCTCGCCTTACATCctgagaaaaaaatgaaacagtTGAATTACTTTAAACGAGGTACCTAAGCTGATCAATAACTCACTCACTCCTGGAGTTGCATGATCAAGAGTTTTCTTTGCCCTTTCAAGATCCGTTTTCAACTTCTCAATTTCAGAAGATAGTTCACTTTCTTCTCCCCATTTTTCCCtgtgttaccaaaaaaaaaaacatatcttctGTTATATTGAAGAAATTCCCTACTATACTTATGACAGCAATACTTTACCTTCGTTTTCTATGCTCTTCATCCCTCTCCCTCTttttaatattgaatttttCATGGGACTTGGAAATATGAGTATCCAGTTCACTAATTTCAACTTCATGGTTCTTGATGTGTGCATCAAGCTCCCTTAAATCAACATTGAGGCCAAAAATTTCATTCTGAAGTTTTTGCTCCTACAATAGACGAAACATGTTAGTTATATCACCAccaatcatataaaactgatTCCATATATATCCGCTGCAAAACGTGAAATAATAGAGAGATTCAAATGTTATAGAACAAAATATTTGGCAACGTTTCCATCCTTTCAGTATCCATATTAAATAATGCAAACTCACTTGAACTAAATTTGAGTCTAGAACAGGCTGGAGATCTTTAATTTCTTTCCGGAGCCATTTGTCTCGAGTAGCCTTATTTGAGAACTCAGTTGCACGTCCCTGTTTCTGATAAAGAATATTAAGCTTCTTCTCCAGCTCCATGATtctgtaagaaaa
This genomic stretch from Raphanus sativus cultivar WK10039 chromosome 3, ASM80110v3, whole genome shotgun sequence harbors:
- the LOC108846191 gene encoding LOW QUALITY PROTEIN: structural maintenance of chromosomes protein 3-like (The sequence of the model RefSeq protein was modified relative to this genomic sequence to represent the inferred CDS: deleted 1 base in 1 codon), which gives rise to MFIKMVIIEGFKSYKEQTATEDFSRKVNCVVGANGSGKSNFFQAIRFVLSDIFQNLRNEDRKALLHEGAGHQVGCAFVEIVFDNSDYRIPVDKEEIRLRRTIGLKKDEYFMDGKHITKNEVMDLLESAGFSRSNPYYVVQQGKIASLTLMKDSERLDLLKEIGGTRVYEETRRESLKIMQVTGIKRNQIIQVVQYLDGRLKELDEEKEELRKYQQLDKQRKSLEYTIYDKELHDTREKLEQVEVERTKASEESTKMYDRVEKAQDEYKSLDESLTGLKKKLQTMKKEKETVEARKTEAIKNKTQLELDENDFKERIAGNIQSKNDALEQLSMVEREMQDSLKELEAINPLYESQVDKEKQTTKRIMELEKKLNILYQKQGRATEFSNKATRDKWLRKEIKDLQPVLDSNLVQEQKLQNEIFGLNVDLRELDAHIKNHEVEISELDTHISKSHEKFNIKKRERDEEHRKRREKWGEESELSSEIEKLKTDLERAKKTLDHATPGDVRRGLSTIKRICSEHKINGVFGPLVELVDCEEKFFTAVEVTAGNSLFHVVVENDNISTEIIKHLNFRKGGRVTFIPLNRVKAPPHVNYPKSSDAIPLLRRLKFDSKFAPAFAQVFGRTIVCCDLNVATRIAKSDGLDCITLEGDQVSRKGGMTGGFYDHRRSKLRFMNTIIQNTKSIDTKGKVLEDVRRQLQVIDQKITQLVTEQQRLEADWTHSKLQVEQLKQEIASVTKQTHDINKSLEHKEKSLGDVRTQMEQLRSSMAMKEAEMATELVDHLTPEESEELSRLNPEIKDLKDKLIPIKTDRIERGTRKAELETNLSTNLKRRINELHATLASIEDDSLPSSAGLETQEHDDAKLLVEELTNELESLCRSIDEKTKQVKRIKDKKAKLKTLQDDCEMKVQDANKKLEELFSHRNTLLAKQEENRKKIMGMGPLSSEAFDTYKQKNIKELQKMLHLCSEQLQQFSHVNKKALDQYVNFTEQREELQKRKAELDAGDEKIKELITVLDQQKDESIERTYKMVALNFRDIFSQLVQSGHGHLVMMKKTNKKDHDHDADDDVCGEAATEGRVEKYDGVTVKVSFTGQGETRSMKQLSGGQKTVVALALIFAIQKCDPAPFYLFDEIDAALDTQYRTAVGNMIRGLADDSVSTQFITTTFRPELVKVADKIYGVFYENRASIVKVISKDQALNFIQNEYQSHDT